The DNA segment GGTTAGCCCACAGTAAAACACCTCTTACGAAGGCgctttttcaacaatacGAGTCTCCAGCAACAGCTTTGttcttttgcattttttgctttttgttGTATTTTGTGTCCATTTTGGCTTCCGATGCTATAGATCGCGAATCATGTATTGCCTTGCTTGTTTCTGTGTTTGCACTCTAAGATTCTTGGTCCATATAAAAGCGTTGCTTGTAGTAGCGTTATCGATCAGATCTTGAGGCTCATCTCGTCATACCAGTTTTGTAATCTcgaccaaaaaaaaaattttgccGTTCTTTTTGGTTACAGTTTTCAGACATCTTTATGAAAGCATCAGTGCGCGCACTGGTAGAGGGTCTATTACAAGTGGAAAGTATATACAGCCAAATCGCTAGGATCGTTGAATACCAAGAGTATGTCTACAAGCATTACGGTGAGTAATCGAGATCAGTCTTTACCACCTTTATTGCTGCCCAGTGTTTCCTTGCTGGAAAAGGATATAGGTCGCGAAGGTGCCCAAAATGCAGGAATCACTGATCCGGAATTGCTGTCGGCGACCTGGACAAGGAAACGAGCTTTCGCGCCAGACCAGTTTGTTTCTAGCTCCAAGAGGTTGAAACCCGCTGCAGCGGACATTAACGGGTACGGTCTGGGTATTGCCACGGTAACACCATCGCCCACACTTCCCGTAGGCGCCATTGTCTCTTCTTTACAAAATTACAGCCCGCCAGCGTTCGAATTCCATAATCATGCTCTTGCCTCCATCGGTAATGAAGACACTAACGCATCTGCCATCCAAATGCCCATGATTTCTCGCTCCACCAGTAACTCGACAACTTCCTCTACGACGTCCTCCGGTTCGATTTCCAAGAGACAAAGAACTGGGCCAAGTTGTGACAAGTGTcggttgaaaaaaataaaatgcaATGCTAAAATCGAGATCTTGCTCCAAGACGATACCATAATGCCATTGATCTCAAATAAGCTGCGTTATGTTTTAACTCCCAACGATATCCAACGGTATAGGGGAACGCTGCTGCAGAACATTGCCATTCCGGATGATGTCGTTGAGGGCACGAGTTCACGGAAGTTAATCAAGCATATTGATAAGTTAGTCTTGCTCACACCTTGTCTGCCATGCGCTAAGAAAAAGCACTCTTCTTCcgatttttcaagaagtttTAATtgtactttttcaaaaggcTTTACTAGAGCCGACATAAGCACTTCATCCAAAATATCtttaaaattcaaagataaAACCATTTATGACATGACCTATGATGACTACAAAAACCTACGTCCTTAAAAAAGGGGTCATCTTTAATGAATAGCACAAAATTTGCATTTTGCATcaatatatacaaatatatacCTATATATCACTTATAAACACTCATGTACGACTCCCTATAATAATAGTTTAATGACACTGGTGTGTGTGCGTGTGTGTGTGTGAATCCTCAAAATATTATGAACCTGAATAATAAACAGAATAAAGAATGCAGGGCAATGACAACGATGACAGATAAAGATAACTTCCCGCCCGATTGTGTCtcgttattattgttcGACATTTGAGAATTCAAGAAGTACGATGATTGCGCCCAACCAAGGGCCACGATTGCCCATTGAATGGCTTGGACGGTCCTCAGATGTTTGAACAAGTCCAATATATTCAGGATAACACAAATCGGTATCCAAATCAAATTGGCATATCCATAAACGGAAATCAACTGGGGGACGCCCTTGAAATTCATATTGCGCTCCGAATGCtcatctcttttcaaaaccTGCAATGTGATGAATGGCACACCGAAAGTGTACCCGTAGAATAACCAAATGGAATGAAGCAGTTTCTTGAACTGACTTGCTCTATCAAAGCGTTCGTCTCCCCTGACGCCCCTGATTACTTCGTTTAT comes from the Saccharomyces kudriavzevii IFO 1802 strain IFO1802 genome assembly, chromosome: 7 genome and includes:
- the SUT1 gene encoding Sut1p (similar to Saccharomyces cerevisiae SUT1 (YGL162W) and SUT2 (YPR009W); ancestral locus Anc_8.109), whose translation is MSTSITVSNRDQSLPPLLLPSVSLLEKDIGREGAQNAGITDPELLSATWTRKRAFAPDQFVSSSKRLKPAAADINGYGLGIATVTPSPTLPVGAIVSSLQNYSPPAFEFHNHALASIGNEDTNASAIQMPMISRSTSNSTTSSTTSSGSISKRQRTGPSCDKCRLKKIKCNAKIEILLQDDTIMPLISNKLRYVLTPNDIQRYRGTLLQNIAIPDDVVEGTSSRKLIKHIDKLVLLTPCLPCAKKKHSSSDFSRSFNCTFSKGFTRADISTSSKISLKFKDKTIYDMTYDDYKNLRP